One window of Corynebacterium doosanense CAU 212 = DSM 45436 genomic DNA carries:
- a CDS encoding sugar phosphate nucleotidyltransferase, giving the protein MAHPEAVDAVILVGGRGTRLRPLTVNTPKPMLPTANAPFLKHLLARIKSAGITHVVMGTSYRAEVFEEYFGDGSDMGLEIEYVVEEEALGTGGAIRNVYDKLRADTVMVFNGDVLASTDLTAVLDTHENTGADLTMHLVRVSDPRAYGCVPTDANGNVTEFLEKTEDPPTDQINAGCYVFRRELIEEIPAGRVVSVERETFPQVLKEGRKVAGHVDTAYWRDMGRPDDFVHGSADLVRGVAYSPLLEGRTGEAIVDESAGIAGGVLLLGGTSVGRGCEIGAGARIDGSVIFDGCTIEPGAQIRDSIIAAGASIGANARIADCVIGEGASIGARCELMGGMRIWPGVQIPDTGVRFSADA; this is encoded by the coding sequence ATGGCCCATCCTGAAGCGGTAGACGCAGTCATTCTGGTCGGAGGACGCGGCACCCGCCTGCGCCCGCTCACCGTGAACACGCCGAAGCCGATGCTTCCGACGGCCAACGCGCCCTTCCTCAAACACCTGCTCGCGCGCATCAAGTCCGCCGGCATCACGCACGTGGTCATGGGCACCTCCTACCGCGCCGAGGTGTTCGAGGAGTACTTCGGCGACGGCTCCGACATGGGCCTGGAGATCGAGTACGTCGTCGAGGAGGAGGCCCTCGGTACCGGCGGCGCCATCCGCAACGTCTACGACAAGCTCCGTGCCGACACGGTCATGGTGTTCAACGGCGATGTGCTCGCCTCCACCGACCTCACCGCGGTGCTGGACACCCACGAGAACACCGGTGCCGATCTCACCATGCACCTGGTCCGGGTCTCCGACCCGCGCGCGTACGGCTGTGTGCCCACGGATGCCAACGGCAATGTCACCGAGTTCCTGGAGAAGACCGAGGATCCGCCGACCGACCAGATCAACGCCGGCTGCTACGTCTTCCGCCGCGAGCTCATCGAAGAGATCCCCGCCGGCCGCGTGGTCTCCGTGGAGCGGGAGACCTTCCCGCAGGTGCTCAAGGAGGGCCGGAAGGTCGCCGGGCACGTGGATACCGCCTACTGGCGGGACATGGGCCGGCCGGACGACTTCGTGCACGGCTCCGCCGACCTGGTGCGCGGGGTGGCGTACTCCCCGCTGCTCGAGGGCCGCACCGGCGAGGCGATCGTCGACGAGTCCGCGGGTATCGCCGGGGGAGTGCTGCTGCTCGGCGGCACATCGGTCGGCCGTGGCTGCGAGATCGGGGCGGGCGCGCGTATCGACGGCTCCGTCATCTTCGACGGCTGCACCATCGAGCCGGGTGCGCAGATCCGCGACTCCATCATCGCCGCTGGTGCGAGCATCGGCGCGAACGCGCGGATCGCCGACTGTGTCATCGGTGAGGGTGCCAGCATCGGCGCGCGCTGCGAGCTCATGGGCGGTATGCGCATCTGGCCGGGCGTGCAGATTCCCGACACCGGAGTGCGTTTTTCCGCCGACGCGTAG
- a CDS encoding WhiB family transcriptional regulator — translation MSLDELFGAVEQEWQDQALCAQTDPEAFFPEKGGSTREAKRICQACAVRDECLEYALEHDERFGIWGGLSDRERRRLKRQIG, via the coding sequence ATGTCACTGGACGAATTGTTCGGCGCCGTCGAGCAGGAGTGGCAGGACCAGGCGCTCTGCGCCCAGACCGACCCCGAGGCCTTCTTCCCCGAGAAGGGCGGATCCACCCGCGAGGCCAAGCGCATCTGCCAGGCCTGCGCCGTCCGCGACGAGTGCCTCGAGTACGCGCTCGAGCACGACGAGCGTTTCGGCATCTGGGGCGGCCTGTCCGACCGTGAGCGCCGCCGGCTCAAGCGGCAGATCGGCTAG
- a CDS encoding metallopeptidase family protein, with the protein MHTRTFRNRRGRGIRGPIVPEAIPRYRTRSQQFDMAVLDAYSPIHNSYRDQLAALDLAVDTVPRMQLSADSTVLPDDIVAEGPVPLGRILPAGVDAQGRPTRARMVIFRQPIEERAKTTDERQELLSWVLAALASSYLNIDPRDILPDFEP; encoded by the coding sequence GTGCACACCAGAACCTTCCGCAACCGTCGCGGCCGCGGCATCCGCGGGCCGATCGTTCCCGAGGCCATTCCGCGCTACCGCACCCGCTCCCAGCAGTTCGACATGGCGGTGCTCGACGCCTACTCCCCCATCCACAACTCCTACCGCGATCAGCTCGCGGCGCTCGACCTGGCGGTGGACACCGTCCCCCGGATGCAGCTCTCCGCCGACAGCACCGTGCTGCCCGACGACATCGTTGCCGAGGGCCCGGTCCCGCTTGGCCGGATCTTGCCCGCGGGAGTGGATGCCCAGGGTCGCCCGACCCGGGCGCGCATGGTGATCTTCCGCCAGCCCATCGAGGAGCGGGCGAAGACCACGGATGAGCGCCAGGAGCTGCTCTCCTGGGTGCTCGCGGCGTTGGCGTCGAGCTACCTCAACATTGACCCGCGGGACATCCTGCCGGATTTCGAGCCCTAG
- a CDS encoding DUF3499 domain-containing protein, with protein sequence MNHYRRCSRPGCGKPAAATLTYAYAESTAVIGPLAPAAEPHSWDLCERHAEKITAPLGWEMLRVDNIELDDDDDLTALAEAVREAGRVTSGLVESRGADPIENPENYRDAADPDASDHPVFRTKRIAADNETRRSHLRVVRHADDSRENN encoded by the coding sequence GTGAACCACTATCGACGCTGTTCCCGCCCCGGCTGTGGCAAACCCGCCGCCGCGACGCTGACGTACGCCTACGCGGAATCCACCGCGGTCATCGGCCCGCTGGCACCCGCCGCCGAGCCGCACAGCTGGGACCTCTGCGAGCGCCACGCGGAGAAGATCACCGCCCCGCTCGGGTGGGAGATGCTGCGTGTGGACAACATCGAGCTCGATGACGATGACGATCTCACGGCCCTGGCCGAGGCCGTGCGCGAGGCCGGCCGGGTCACCTCCGGGCTGGTGGAGTCCCGGGGCGCCGACCCCATCGAGAACCCGGAAAACTACCGCGACGCCGCCGACCCGGACGCCTCGGATCACCCGGTGTTCCGCACCAAACGCATCGCCGCCGACAACGAAACCCGGCGTTCGCACCTGCGCGTGGTGCGTCACGCGGACGATTCGCGGGAGAACAACTGA
- a CDS encoding phosphomannomutase/phosphoglucomutase, with product MPLRSAEALAKVIKAYDVRGVVGEDVDADFVADVGAAFAHLLRGEGETQIAVGYDMRPSSPELARAFAEGATSQGLDVVILGLTSTDELYFAAGSRNCAGAMFTASHNPAKYNGIKLCRAGATPVGQESGLAEITRMLIDGVPAFDGLPGTAGTVTEDDVLDAYGDYLRDLVDLSGIRPLVVAVDAANGMGGLTVPAVLEGLPLDIRPLYFELDGTFPNHEANPLDPKNLVDLQKFVVEQGADIGLAFDGDADRCFVVDERGEPVSPSAITGLVAERHLDEHPGASIIHNLITSKAVSEIVEENGGTPVRTRVGHSFIKAQMAEHGAVFGGEHSAHYYFATFFNADSGLLAAMHVLAALGSQDGTLSELMVSYERYVASGEINSTVEDQAAATDAVLAAFTDRTESVDTLDGVTVELKGTPAWFNLRASNTEPLLRLNVEAPSADEVGEIVDEVLGIIRT from the coding sequence GTGCCCCTCCGTTCTGCAGAAGCATTAGCCAAGGTCATCAAGGCCTACGACGTCCGCGGTGTCGTGGGCGAGGACGTCGACGCCGACTTTGTCGCCGACGTGGGTGCCGCCTTCGCCCACCTGCTGCGCGGCGAGGGGGAGACGCAGATCGCCGTGGGCTACGACATGCGCCCCAGTTCCCCCGAACTTGCCCGCGCCTTCGCCGAGGGTGCGACCTCCCAGGGCCTCGACGTGGTCATCCTCGGCCTGACCTCGACTGACGAGCTCTACTTCGCCGCCGGTTCCCGGAACTGCGCGGGTGCGATGTTCACCGCCTCGCACAACCCGGCCAAGTACAATGGCATCAAACTCTGCCGCGCCGGCGCCACCCCGGTCGGCCAGGAGAGCGGCCTCGCCGAGATCACCCGGATGCTTATCGACGGCGTCCCCGCCTTCGATGGCCTACCTGGCACTGCCGGAACGGTCACCGAGGACGACGTACTCGACGCCTACGGCGACTACCTCCGCGATCTCGTCGATCTCTCGGGCATCCGCCCGCTGGTCGTCGCCGTGGACGCCGCCAACGGCATGGGCGGGTTGACCGTCCCCGCCGTGCTCGAGGGCCTGCCGCTGGACATCCGCCCGCTCTACTTCGAGCTCGACGGCACGTTCCCCAACCACGAGGCCAACCCGCTGGACCCGAAGAACCTCGTGGACCTGCAGAAGTTTGTCGTCGAGCAGGGCGCGGACATCGGCCTGGCCTTCGACGGCGACGCGGACCGGTGTTTCGTCGTCGACGAGCGGGGAGAGCCCGTGTCCCCCTCGGCGATCACCGGACTGGTGGCCGAGCGTCATCTCGACGAGCACCCGGGTGCGAGCATCATCCACAACCTCATCACCTCGAAGGCCGTGTCCGAGATCGTCGAGGAGAACGGCGGCACCCCGGTGCGCACCCGGGTCGGCCACTCCTTCATCAAGGCGCAGATGGCCGAGCACGGCGCCGTCTTCGGCGGCGAGCATTCGGCGCACTACTACTTCGCCACCTTCTTCAACGCAGACTCCGGGCTGCTCGCGGCCATGCACGTCCTCGCCGCCCTGGGCTCGCAGGACGGCACGCTCTCCGAACTCATGGTGTCCTACGAGCGCTACGTGGCCTCGGGTGAGATCAACTCCACGGTCGAGGATCAGGCCGCCGCCACGGACGCCGTGCTGGCGGCCTTCACCGACCGCACCGAGTCCGTGGACACCCTCGACGGCGTCACCGTCGAGCTGAAGGGCACCCCGGCCTGGTTCAACCTGCGCGCCTCCAACACCGAGCCGCTGCTGCGCCTCAACGTCGAGGCGCCCAGCGCGGACGAGGTCGGGGAGATCGTCGACGAGGTGCTGGGGATCATCCGCACGTAA
- the manA gene encoding mannose-6-phosphate isomerase, class I, with protein sequence MQQLNGVIRNYPWGSRTMLAKLRGAESPTDRPEAEMWFGAHPAAPATIDGRPLDELIAADPEAALGPRVRARFGDRLPFLVKLLAAGEPLSLQAHPSIEQAREGFARENALGIDLSASERNYRDDNHKPEVIVALTEFSALSGFRPVDQTRELFAVLDCPALDHYGSILGSEFGGEGENGNLRALFTTWITIPAITREALIEAIIDSAVHHVDRGDWISDALRVVIELNERYPGDVGVLGALLLNHVILAPGESMYTPAGQLHAYVHGLGVEIMANSDNVLRGGLTSKYVDVPELVRVLRFTETADPRVGHDSAGTVLDPAEEFQVRTHRLAAGEQLRIDEDGPAIVLCTSGAVSGVSAGGSLWIPAADPAVSLQAGDAGAQVFVVTV encoded by the coding sequence ATGCAGCAGCTCAACGGCGTCATTCGCAACTACCCCTGGGGCTCCCGCACCATGCTTGCCAAGCTCCGGGGGGCCGAGAGTCCGACGGACCGGCCCGAGGCCGAGATGTGGTTCGGGGCGCATCCCGCCGCCCCGGCGACCATCGACGGACGCCCGCTGGATGAGCTCATCGCCGCCGACCCCGAGGCTGCGCTCGGCCCCCGCGTCCGGGCGCGCTTCGGCGACCGGTTGCCCTTCCTGGTGAAGCTGCTCGCCGCCGGCGAACCGCTGAGCCTGCAGGCGCACCCCTCCATCGAGCAGGCGCGGGAGGGATTCGCCCGGGAGAACGCCCTGGGTATCGACCTCAGCGCCTCCGAGCGCAACTATCGCGACGACAACCACAAACCCGAGGTCATCGTCGCGTTGACGGAGTTCAGCGCCCTGTCCGGATTCCGCCCGGTGGATCAGACCCGGGAGTTGTTCGCGGTGCTCGACTGCCCGGCGCTCGACCACTACGGATCCATCCTCGGTTCAGAGTTCGGCGGCGAGGGGGAGAACGGCAACCTCCGCGCGCTTTTCACCACGTGGATCACGATCCCCGCCATCACCCGGGAAGCGCTCATCGAGGCGATCATCGATAGCGCGGTCCACCACGTCGATCGGGGGGACTGGATCTCCGACGCACTCCGCGTGGTCATCGAGCTCAACGAGCGGTACCCGGGAGACGTCGGCGTGCTCGGCGCGCTCCTGCTCAACCACGTCATCCTTGCGCCGGGGGAGTCGATGTACACGCCCGCCGGCCAGCTGCACGCCTACGTCCACGGCCTCGGCGTGGAGATCATGGCCAACTCGGACAATGTCCTGCGTGGCGGCCTGACCTCCAAGTACGTCGACGTGCCCGAGCTCGTGCGCGTGCTGCGCTTCACCGAGACCGCCGACCCCCGGGTCGGGCACGACAGCGCCGGCACCGTGCTCGACCCGGCTGAGGAGTTTCAGGTCCGCACTCACCGGCTGGCGGCGGGGGAGCAGCTGCGTATCGACGAAGATGGCCCCGCCATTGTGCTGTGCACCAGCGGAGCGGTCTCGGGGGTGTCCGCGGGAGGTTCGCTGTGGATCCCGGCCGCGGACCCGGCGGTATCTCTGCAGGCCGGCGACGCGGGCGCCCAGGTGTTTGTGGTGACGGTCTAG
- a CDS encoding DUF4259 domain-containing protein, translating into MGTWDASIFAEEANVDFLDDLAELDDDDIVEAIRDACLLVVKQPGASEEDRQNGLAAATIAAIWAGAPFSAGEVAESYPYIRALVGSGDEELNAAAAELLEGVDTDADLDQFTEALT; encoded by the coding sequence ATGGGCACGTGGGACGCGAGCATCTTTGCGGAAGAGGCCAACGTCGATTTTCTCGACGACCTGGCGGAGCTGGACGATGACGACATTGTGGAGGCCATCCGCGACGCCTGCCTGCTCGTGGTGAAACAGCCCGGCGCCTCCGAGGAGGACCGCCAGAACGGCCTGGCCGCCGCCACCATCGCGGCCATCTGGGCCGGAGCACCCTTCTCCGCCGGCGAGGTCGCCGAGTCCTACCCGTACATCCGTGCGCTGGTGGGCTCGGGCGATGAGGAGCTCAACGCCGCCGCCGCCGAGCTGCTGGAGGGTGTCGACACCGATGCCGACCTCGACCAGTTCACCGAGGCCCTCACCTAG
- the ahcY gene encoding adenosylhomocysteinase — protein MAQQFDFKVADLSLHESGRHQIRLAEHEMPGLMALRAEYADEQPLAGARIAGSIHMTTQTAVLIETLTALGAEVRWASCNIFSTEDSAAAAVVVGKDGTPENPQGVPVFAWKGESLDEYWWCLNQIFTWGDTTPNMILDDGGDATMAVIKGREFEQAGAVPPAQESDSDEEVAFFNMLREVLETEKNKWTAIAESVQGVTEETTTGVHRLYHFAQEGTLPFPAMNVNDAVTKSKFDNRYGTRHSVIDGLNRGTDMLIGGKKALVCGYGDVGKGVAEALDGQGANVAVTEVDPINALQAKMDGFDVVTVEDFIGQADIVITATGNKDIISFEHMQQMKDHAVLGNIGHFDNEIDMASLLHRDDVTRVTIKPQVDEFTLPNGRAIIVLSEGRLLNLGNATGHPSFVMSNSFADQTIAQIELFTKHNEYDNEVYRLPKHLDEKVARIHLEALGGKLTELTKEQADYIGVDVAGPFKPEHYRY, from the coding sequence ATGGCGCAGCAATTCGACTTCAAGGTCGCCGACCTTTCTCTCCACGAATCCGGCCGGCACCAGATCCGCCTCGCCGAGCACGAGATGCCCGGCCTCATGGCCCTGCGCGCCGAATACGCCGATGAGCAGCCGCTGGCCGGGGCACGCATCGCCGGGTCGATCCACATGACCACGCAGACCGCGGTGCTCATCGAGACCCTCACCGCCCTCGGAGCCGAGGTGCGCTGGGCGTCCTGCAACATCTTCTCCACCGAGGATTCCGCGGCGGCCGCCGTGGTCGTCGGCAAGGACGGCACCCCGGAGAACCCGCAGGGTGTCCCCGTCTTCGCCTGGAAGGGCGAGAGCCTGGACGAGTACTGGTGGTGCCTCAACCAGATCTTCACCTGGGGTGACACCACCCCCAACATGATTCTCGACGACGGCGGCGACGCCACCATGGCCGTGATCAAGGGCCGTGAGTTCGAGCAGGCCGGGGCCGTGCCGCCGGCGCAGGAGTCCGACTCCGACGAGGAGGTCGCGTTCTTCAACATGCTCCGTGAGGTCCTGGAGACCGAGAAGAACAAGTGGACCGCCATCGCGGAGTCCGTCCAGGGTGTCACCGAGGAGACCACCACGGGCGTGCACCGCCTCTACCACTTCGCGCAGGAGGGCACGCTGCCCTTCCCAGCGATGAACGTCAACGACGCGGTGACCAAGTCCAAGTTCGACAACCGCTACGGCACCCGCCACTCCGTCATCGACGGTCTCAACCGCGGAACCGACATGCTCATCGGCGGCAAGAAGGCCCTGGTCTGTGGCTACGGCGACGTGGGCAAGGGCGTGGCCGAGGCTCTCGACGGCCAGGGTGCCAACGTGGCCGTCACTGAGGTCGACCCCATCAACGCCCTGCAGGCGAAGATGGACGGCTTTGATGTCGTCACCGTCGAGGACTTCATCGGCCAGGCGGACATCGTTATCACCGCCACCGGCAACAAGGACATCATCTCCTTCGAGCACATGCAGCAGATGAAGGACCACGCCGTGCTGGGCAACATCGGCCACTTCGACAACGAGATCGACATGGCCTCGCTGCTGCACCGCGACGACGTCACCCGGGTGACCATCAAGCCGCAGGTGGACGAGTTCACCCTGCCGAACGGCCGCGCCATCATCGTGCTGTCCGAGGGCCGGCTGCTCAACCTGGGCAACGCCACCGGCCACCCCAGCTTTGTCATGTCCAACTCCTTCGCCGACCAGACGATCGCCCAGATCGAGCTGTTCACCAAACACAACGAGTACGACAACGAGGTCTACCGCCTGCCCAAGCACCTCGACGAGAAAGTCGCCCGCATCCACCTTGAGGCCTTGGGCGGCAAGCTCACCGAGCTGACCAAGGAGCAGGCGGACTACATCGGCGTCGACGTCGCCGGTCCGTTCAAACCCGAGCACTACCGCTACTGA
- a CDS encoding dTMP kinase, translated as MIIAVEGIDGAGKNTLVTAVRKETGADVLAFPRYDDSVHASLAADALHGKMGDLTDSAYGMATLFALDRAGAVDKLRRFRDSRDVLILDRYVASNAAYSWARTRDEGIVDWVAELEFGRLGLPEPDLQVLLSTDPDEAAERARRREAADASRARDAYERDGGLQQRTFDAYVELAQRSWHSPWVMTDDSAEILARIRTL; from the coding sequence ATGATCATCGCCGTAGAGGGCATCGACGGCGCCGGCAAAAACACCCTGGTCACGGCGGTGCGAAAAGAGACCGGCGCCGACGTGCTGGCGTTTCCGCGTTACGACGACTCCGTCCACGCCTCCCTCGCAGCAGACGCGCTGCACGGGAAGATGGGTGATCTCACGGACTCCGCCTACGGCATGGCCACTCTGTTCGCGCTCGACCGGGCAGGGGCCGTCGATAAGCTACGTCGATTCCGGGATTCCCGGGACGTGCTGATCCTCGACCGTTATGTCGCCTCCAACGCGGCCTATTCCTGGGCGCGCACGCGAGACGAGGGGATCGTGGACTGGGTGGCGGAGCTGGAGTTCGGGCGCCTGGGGCTGCCCGAGCCGGACCTGCAGGTGCTGCTGTCCACCGACCCGGACGAGGCGGCGGAGCGGGCGCGGCGCCGGGAAGCCGCGGACGCCTCCCGGGCGCGCGACGCCTACGAACGTGACGGCGGGCTCCAGCAGCGCACCTTCGACGCCTACGTGGAGCTAGCCCAGCGCTCCTGGCACTCGCCGTGGGTGATGACTGACGATTCTGCGGAGATCCTGGCTAGAATCAGGACGTTATAG
- the mtrA gene encoding MtrAB system response regulator MtrA, with translation MAPTILVVDDDPAISEMLTIVLESEGFEPVPVIDGGEAVQKFRDHQPDLILLDLMLPGMNGVDICKAIRQESSVPIVMLTAKTDTVDVVLGLESGADDYITKPFKPKELVARIRARLRRGDDSGSAELLRIGDLTIDVPAHSVKRGTEEISLTPLEFDLLLQLARKPGQVHTREELLENVWGYRHASDTRLVNVHVQRLRAKVEKDPDEPQVVLTVRGVGYKTGKTV, from the coding sequence ATGGCACCGACCATCCTCGTCGTCGATGACGACCCCGCCATCTCGGAGATGCTCACCATCGTCCTCGAGTCCGAGGGCTTCGAGCCCGTCCCGGTCATCGACGGCGGCGAGGCCGTGCAGAAGTTCCGCGACCACCAGCCGGACCTCATCCTGCTGGACCTCATGCTCCCGGGGATGAACGGCGTGGATATCTGCAAGGCGATCCGGCAGGAGTCCTCGGTGCCCATCGTCATGCTCACCGCCAAGACGGACACGGTGGATGTCGTCCTCGGCCTGGAGTCCGGCGCGGACGACTACATCACCAAACCCTTCAAGCCGAAGGAGCTGGTGGCCCGGATCCGCGCGCGCCTGCGCCGCGGCGACGACTCCGGCTCCGCCGAACTCCTGCGCATCGGCGACCTCACCATCGACGTGCCCGCGCACTCCGTCAAGCGCGGCACCGAGGAGATCTCGCTCACCCCGCTGGAATTCGATCTGCTACTGCAGCTGGCCCGCAAGCCCGGTCAGGTGCACACCCGCGAGGAGCTGCTGGAGAACGTGTGGGGTTACCGCCACGCCTCCGACACCCGGCTGGTCAACGTCCACGTCCAGCGCCTGCGCGCCAAGGTGGAGAAGGACCCGGATGAGCCGCAGGTCGTGCTCACCGTCCGTGGCGTGGGGTACAAGACCGGCAAGACGGTCTAG
- the mtrB gene encoding MtrAB system histidine kinase MtrB, giving the protein MIGSIFAVSAIVMLLLGFALASIFSQRLVDARLDVADSEIDRARVVVQEQIDSTATNTSLESRLNSARAALSQVSPGAGASAGYEPVLYVSQEDGSAVTSPDNFRIPEGLQRYVTEGQVSYQFAETERADGSRYNALIIGTPTDSDIPGLQLYLVMSMESEEQTLAIMRGLLALAAGVVIVLLVAVVWLATQQVTAPVRSASRIAQRLAAGHLRERMAVNGEDEMARLAWSFNDMADKLSHQIHQLEEYGDLQRQFTSDVSHELRTPLTTVRMAADLIDAGSEDFEPHTKRATELMMRELDRFEMLLADLLEISRHDAGVADLAAARIDLSQCVRAAWEQTERLAAELDVPVRFDIRDEPVCFVGDPRRVERILRNLLANAIDHSESNPVEICINDNEDTVAVTVTDHGVGLKPGQEGLVFNRFWRADASRKRHSGGTGLGLAIAQEDAALHGGFLDAAGTLGVGSQFRLVLPREPGLPVDHPALDLQEAQE; this is encoded by the coding sequence GTGATCGGCTCCATCTTCGCTGTGTCGGCGATCGTCATGCTGCTGCTGGGGTTCGCCCTGGCCAGCATCTTCTCCCAGCGCCTCGTCGACGCGCGCCTCGACGTCGCGGACAGTGAGATCGACCGCGCCCGCGTGGTCGTGCAGGAACAGATCGACTCCACCGCCACCAACACCTCCCTGGAGAGCCGGCTGAACTCCGCCCGCGCGGCGCTGTCACAGGTCTCCCCCGGTGCCGGCGCGTCCGCGGGTTACGAACCCGTGCTCTACGTGTCCCAGGAGGACGGCTCAGCCGTGACCTCGCCGGACAACTTCCGCATCCCCGAGGGGCTGCAGCGCTACGTCACCGAGGGGCAGGTGTCCTACCAGTTCGCGGAGACGGAGCGGGCCGACGGTTCCCGCTACAACGCGCTGATCATCGGCACCCCCACGGACTCCGACATCCCCGGCCTGCAGCTGTACCTGGTCATGTCCATGGAGTCGGAGGAGCAGACCCTCGCCATCATGCGCGGCCTGCTTGCGCTTGCCGCCGGCGTGGTCATCGTGCTGCTCGTGGCCGTGGTGTGGCTGGCCACCCAGCAGGTGACCGCTCCCGTGCGTTCGGCCTCGCGCATCGCGCAGCGTCTGGCCGCCGGTCACCTGCGCGAGCGCATGGCCGTCAACGGCGAGGACGAGATGGCCCGGCTGGCCTGGAGTTTCAATGACATGGCCGACAAACTCTCCCACCAGATTCATCAGCTGGAGGAGTACGGCGACCTGCAGCGTCAGTTCACCTCGGACGTTTCCCACGAGCTGCGCACCCCGCTGACCACGGTGCGCATGGCGGCCGACCTCATCGACGCCGGTTCCGAGGACTTCGAGCCGCACACCAAGCGCGCCACGGAGCTGATGATGCGTGAGCTCGACCGCTTCGAGATGCTGCTGGCGGACCTGCTGGAGATCTCGCGTCACGACGCCGGTGTCGCCGACCTCGCTGCGGCGCGCATCGACCTCTCCCAGTGCGTACGCGCGGCGTGGGAGCAGACCGAGCGCCTCGCGGCGGAGCTCGACGTCCCCGTTCGTTTCGACATCCGAGACGAGCCCGTGTGTTTCGTCGGCGACCCCCGCCGGGTCGAGCGCATCCTGCGCAACCTGCTGGCCAACGCCATCGACCACTCGGAGTCCAACCCCGTGGAGATCTGCATCAACGACAACGAGGACACCGTGGCCGTCACGGTCACGGACCACGGGGTCGGGCTCAAACCGGGACAGGAGGGGCTGGTGTTCAACCGCTTCTGGCGTGCCGACGCCTCCCGCAAACGCCATTCCGGCGGCACCGGCCTGGGCCTGGCCATCGCGCAGGAGGACGCGGCGCTGCACGGCGGTTTCCTCGACGCCGCGGGCACGCTCGGCGTGGGCTCCCAGTTTCGCCTGGTCCTGCCCCGCGAACCCGGCCTCCCCGTGGATCACCCCGCCCTCGACCTGCAGGAGGCACAGGAATGA